The following proteins are encoded in a genomic region of Chloroflexota bacterium:
- the rpsF gene encoding 30S ribosomal protein S6, translating into MATYELTFILQPNLDEDGLAQAVQKVADIVTAAGGTVNATEPWGKRRLAYPIRHFEEGYYVLQRVDLPAKGPREVDRAIKLVEDVIRHLIVRVEE; encoded by the coding sequence TTGGCTACCTATGAGCTGACTTTCATCCTCCAGCCCAACTTGGATGAGGATGGCCTAGCTCAAGCCGTGCAGAAGGTCGCAGATATTGTCACGGCTGCCGGCGGTACAGTTAACGCAACGGAACCCTGGGGTAAGCGGCGTTTGGCTTACCCCATTCGGCATTTTGAGGAGGGTTACTATGTTCTCCAGCGCGTGGATTTGCCAGCGAAAGGGCCACGAGAAGTGGATCGGGCCATCAAGTTAGTGGAGGATGTAATCCGCCATCTGATCGTGCGTGTGGAAGAATAG
- the ychF gene encoding redox-regulated ATPase YchF has product MGLEIGIVGLPNVGKSTLFNALTRAKALVADYPFTTIEPNVGVVAIPDTRLHDIAALVKPERVTPTTLRLVDIAGLVKGASQGEGLGNRFLGHIRNVDAVALVVRCFEDPKIPHISEHIDPIGDTEIVELELIMADLETITRRREKVRSQAKGKHGEFDAELAALDILEKRLGAGKGARGPDMPPDLVPWARSLNLLTAKPRLYVANVSESDLPDGGAAVKKLRSLAATEGAEVVVISARMECDLAEWDEEESKAYLQEIGLSESGLVRFIKAAYHLLNLITFFTATGTKEVRAWTLVRGTPAIEAAGMIHSDMERGFIRAEVVNYADFVSAGSLAAAREKGLVRLEGRDYVVQDGDVIHFRFSV; this is encoded by the coding sequence ATGGGACTGGAAATCGGCATCGTAGGGCTGCCCAATGTGGGCAAATCGACCCTTTTTAACGCACTGACTCGGGCCAAGGCCCTCGTCGCGGATTACCCTTTCACCACCATCGAGCCAAACGTAGGCGTGGTCGCTATCCCTGATACGCGTTTACATGATATCGCTGCCCTTGTGAAACCGGAGAGGGTGACGCCAACTACTCTCCGCCTGGTAGATATCGCGGGCCTGGTGAAAGGTGCGAGTCAAGGTGAAGGGCTTGGTAACCGTTTCCTAGGCCATATCCGCAATGTGGACGCGGTGGCCTTGGTGGTACGCTGTTTCGAAGATCCAAAGATACCTCACATCAGCGAGCATATTGACCCAATTGGTGATACTGAGATAGTGGAACTCGAGCTCATCATGGCGGACTTGGAGACCATCACCCGGCGGAGGGAGAAAGTTCGCTCGCAAGCCAAAGGCAAACACGGTGAGTTCGATGCCGAACTGGCAGCATTGGACATTTTGGAGAAGCGCTTGGGAGCGGGCAAAGGCGCACGCGGGCCAGATATGCCGCCAGATTTAGTGCCCTGGGCAAGGAGTCTGAACTTGCTTACCGCGAAACCTCGACTCTATGTAGCGAACGTCTCTGAAAGCGATTTGCCGGATGGTGGGGCAGCCGTCAAGAAGTTGCGGTCTCTGGCAGCCACCGAGGGAGCGGAGGTCGTAGTGATCTCAGCACGCATGGAATGCGATCTGGCCGAGTGGGATGAGGAGGAGAGCAAGGCTTATCTTCAAGAAATAGGGTTAAGTGAATCTGGATTAGTGCGCTTTATAAAGGCGGCATACCATCTCCTCAACCTCATCACCTTCTTCACCGCTACGGGTACTAAAGAGGTTCGGGCATGGACTCTTGTGCGGGGGACACCGGCGATCGAGGCTGCTGGAATGATACACTCCGATATGGAGAGGGGCTTCATCCGAGCCGAAGTGGTAAACTATGCCGATTTCGTATCTGCTGGCTCTTTGGCAGCGGCCCGGGAGAAGGGATTGGTACGTTTAGAAGGCCGTGACTACGTGGTTCAGGATGGCGATGTGATCCATTTCCGGTTCAGTGTATGA
- a CDS encoding NUDIX hydrolase, translating into MPVEYPSAPVVAVGAVVLRDERVLLIQRAEPPNTGWWSIPGGIVELGETLRAAAEREVREECGIEVKAGPVINVTELILPDIEGRVQYHYVLIDLLASYIKGEVRASSDAADARWVARDDLMDLAIIPRLRPLLERAWEMI; encoded by the coding sequence ATGCCAGTGGAATATCCTTCAGCCCCAGTTGTTGCCGTTGGCGCAGTAGTGCTGCGCGATGAACGGGTTTTACTCATCCAGCGTGCCGAGCCTCCTAATACAGGTTGGTGGAGCATTCCGGGTGGTATTGTCGAATTGGGCGAAACATTGCGAGCAGCAGCAGAGCGGGAAGTCCGTGAGGAGTGCGGCATCGAAGTAAAAGCCGGACCCGTGATCAACGTCACGGAACTTATCTTGCCCGACATCGAGGGGCGCGTGCAATATCACTACGTGCTGATCGATTTATTGGCTTCTTATATAAAAGGGGAAGTGCGGGCCAGTTCGGACGCTGCCGACGCGCGTTGGGTGGCGCGTGATGATTTGATGGATCTTGCTATTATCCCACGTCTCCGACCGCTGTTGGAAAGGGCCTGGGAGATGATCTGA